Part of the Grimontia kaedaensis genome is shown below.
AGCAGCTGTCAGGAGACAGTTGAGACAGCGCTGGTGGAGTTATCAGCACTCAATTCGGACGCCAGAATGAGTTTAGCTAAGGTATCGCGAGATTTGCTTTTACTTGCGTCACTAAATTTAATGCCGAGTTGAATACCCTCGCCATTGCTGGTGACGTTCATGACTGTTCCTTCAAATTCCATGGGGTGATCAAACAGCGCATTGATGACAAATCCAATGGTTTCACCTTCATCAATGAACTGGTTGCTGGACATGCGAATGGCACAACCGCTCAGCGAAAAGTCAGACAGCTTAGCCAAGGCTTTACGTCCATCAATAATGAGATGAACAATACGCGAAACAGCATATCTGGCGTCAGAACGCATGCGATGGATACTGACTTGAGGAGGCAGT
Proteins encoded:
- a CDS encoding PilZ domain-containing protein codes for the protein MNTTDILTPSEFLPTLPVGTPLTFELRYKDKIKAFGGASRLIGYREKRYILLETPTDPELAKLLTDTSGMQAVVRGLTSSRYGEIFALKSHILSVLHRPEKMIAIALPPQVSIHRMRSDARYAVSRIVHLIIDGRKALAKLSDFSLSGCAIRMSSNQFIDEGETIGFVINALFDHPMEFEGTVMNVTSNGEGIQLGIKFSDASKSKSRDTLAKLILASELSADNSTSAVSTVS